The following proteins come from a genomic window of Citrobacter europaeus:
- the ftsZ gene encoding cell division protein FtsZ: MFEPMELTNDAVIKVIGVGGGGGNAVEHMVRERIEGVEFFAVNTDAQALRKTAVGQTIQIGSGITKGLGAGANPEVGRNAADEDREALRAALDGADMVFIAAGMGGGTGTGAAPVVAEVAKDLGILTVAVVTKPFNFEGKKRMAFAEQGITELSKHVDSLITIPNDKLLKVLGRGISLLDAFGAANDVLKGAVQGIAELITRPGLMNVDFADVRTVMSEMGYAMMGSGVASGEDRAEEAAEMAISSPLLEDIDLSGARGVLVNITAGFDLRLDEFETVGNTIRAFASDNATVVIGTSLDPDMNDELRVTVVATGIGMDKRPEITLVTNKQVQQPVMDRYQQHGMAPLTQEQKPVAKVVNDNTPQTTKEPDYLDIPAFLRKQAD, translated from the coding sequence ATGTTTGAACCTATGGAACTTACCAATGACGCGGTGATTAAAGTCATCGGCGTCGGCGGCGGCGGCGGTAATGCCGTTGAACACATGGTGCGTGAGCGCATCGAAGGTGTTGAATTCTTCGCTGTGAATACCGACGCTCAGGCGTTGCGTAAAACGGCGGTTGGACAGACCATTCAGATTGGTAGCGGCATCACCAAAGGTCTGGGCGCGGGTGCAAACCCGGAAGTCGGTCGTAATGCGGCAGACGAAGATCGTGAAGCTCTGCGTGCAGCGCTTGACGGCGCAGACATGGTGTTCATCGCAGCTGGCATGGGTGGCGGTACCGGTACCGGTGCAGCGCCAGTGGTGGCTGAAGTAGCAAAAGATTTAGGTATCCTGACCGTTGCCGTCGTGACTAAGCCTTTCAACTTTGAAGGCAAGAAGCGTATGGCATTCGCAGAGCAGGGTATCACCGAGCTGTCCAAACATGTGGACTCTCTGATCACTATCCCGAACGACAAGCTGCTGAAAGTGCTGGGTCGCGGTATCTCCCTGCTGGATGCGTTTGGCGCAGCGAACGACGTGCTGAAAGGCGCGGTTCAGGGTATCGCTGAACTGATTACTCGTCCGGGTCTGATGAACGTCGACTTTGCAGACGTGCGCACCGTGATGTCCGAAATGGGCTACGCGATGATGGGCTCCGGCGTGGCAAGCGGTGAAGACCGTGCAGAAGAAGCGGCTGAAATGGCTATCTCTTCTCCGCTGCTGGAAGACATCGATCTGTCCGGCGCGCGTGGTGTGCTGGTCAACATTACTGCGGGCTTCGACCTGCGTCTGGATGAGTTTGAAACCGTGGGTAACACGATCCGTGCATTTGCATCGGATAACGCGACTGTGGTTATCGGTACCTCTCTGGATCCGGATATGAACGACGAACTGCGCGTGACCGTTGTGGCGACTGGAATTGGTATGGACAAGCGTCCTGAAATCACTCTGGTGACCAACAAGCAGGTACAGCAGCCGGTAATGGATCGTTACCAGCAGCACGGTATGGCGCCGTTGACGCAAGAGCAGAAACCGGTAGCGAAAGTGGTTAACGACAATACGCCGCAAACCACGAAAGAGCCGGATTATCTGGATATCCCAGCATTCCTGCGTAAGCAAGCTGATTAA
- the ftsA gene encoding cell division protein FtsA, which yields MIKATDRKLVVGLEIGTAKVAALVGEVLPDGMVNIIGVGSCPSRGMDKGGVNDLESVVKCVQRAIDQAELMADCQISSVYLALSGKHISCQNEIGMVPISEEEVTQEDVENVVHTAKSVRVRDEHRVLHVIPQEYAIDYQEGIKNPVGLSGVRMQAKVHLITCHNDMAKNIVKAVERCGLKVDQLIFAGLAASYSVLTEDERELGVCVVDIGGGTMDIAVYTGGALRHTKVIPYAGNVVTSDIAYAFGTPPSDAEAIKVRHGCALGSIVGKDESVEVPSVGGRPPRSLQRQTLAEVIEPRYTELLNLVNEEILQLQEQLRQQGVKHHLAAGIVLTGGAAQIEGLAACAQRVFHTQVRIGAPLNITGLTDYAQEPYYSTAVGLLHYGKESHLSGEAEVEKRVTASVGSWIKRLNSWLRKEF from the coding sequence ATGATCAAGGCGACGGACAGAAAACTGGTAGTTGGACTGGAGATTGGCACCGCGAAGGTAGCCGCTTTAGTAGGGGAAGTTCTGCCCGACGGTATGGTCAATATCATTGGCGTGGGCAGTTGCCCATCGCGAGGTATGGATAAAGGCGGGGTGAATGACCTTGAGTCAGTGGTGAAGTGCGTACAACGCGCCATTGACCAGGCTGAACTGATGGCAGATTGCCAGATCTCCTCTGTGTATCTGGCGCTTTCCGGTAAGCATATTAGCTGTCAGAATGAAATTGGTATGGTGCCCATTTCCGAAGAGGAAGTGACGCAGGAAGATGTGGAGAACGTGGTACATACGGCAAAATCCGTACGCGTTCGCGATGAACATCGTGTTCTGCACGTTATTCCGCAGGAATACGCCATCGATTACCAGGAAGGTATCAAAAATCCGGTCGGTCTTTCCGGCGTGCGTATGCAGGCAAAAGTCCATCTTATTACCTGCCACAACGACATGGCGAAGAATATTGTCAAAGCCGTTGAACGTTGTGGCCTGAAAGTTGACCAACTGATTTTTGCCGGGTTGGCAGCCAGTTATTCCGTGTTGACGGAAGATGAACGTGAACTGGGTGTCTGCGTGGTGGATATTGGTGGTGGTACAATGGACATCGCCGTTTATACTGGCGGGGCGTTGCGCCACACTAAAGTGATCCCTTATGCAGGGAATGTCGTGACCAGCGATATCGCGTATGCCTTCGGTACGCCGCCGAGCGATGCAGAAGCTATCAAAGTGCGCCATGGTTGCGCACTGGGTTCCATCGTCGGTAAAGACGAGAGCGTTGAAGTGCCAAGCGTGGGGGGGCGTCCACCGCGTAGCCTGCAACGTCAGACCCTGGCAGAGGTCATTGAGCCGCGTTATACCGAGCTGCTCAACCTGGTCAACGAAGAAATTTTGCAATTACAAGAACAGCTTCGCCAGCAGGGTGTGAAACATCATCTGGCGGCGGGGATTGTGTTAACCGGCGGTGCTGCGCAAATTGAAGGTCTTGCGGCCTGCGCACAGCGCGTGTTCCATACGCAAGTACGTATTGGCGCACCGCTGAATATTACCGGTCTGACGGATTATGCTCAGGAGCCGTATTATTCCACGGCGGTGGGGCTGCTTCACTACGGGAAAGAATCCCATTTGAGTGGTGAAGCTGAAGTTGAAAAACGCGTAACGGCATCAGTTGGCTCGTGGATCAAACGACTCAATAGCTGGCTGCGAAAAGAGTTTTAA
- the mraY gene encoding phospho-N-acetylmuramoyl-pentapeptide-transferase — protein sequence MLVWLAEHLVKYYSGFNVFSYLTFRAIVSLLTALFISLWMGPRMIARLQKMSFGQVVRNDGPESHFSKRGTPTMGGIMILTAIVISVLLWAYPSNPYVWCVLVVLVGYGIIGFVDDYRKVVRKDTKGLIARWKYFWMSVIALGVAFALYLAGKDTPATELVVPFFKDVMPQLGLFYVLLAYFVIVGTGNAVNLTDGLDGLAIMPTVFVAAGFALVAWATGNMNFANYLHIPYLRHAGELVIVCTAIVGAGLGFLWFNTYPAQVFMGDVGSLALGGALGIIAVLLRQEFLLVIMGGVFVVETLSVILQVGSFKLRGQRIFRMAPIHHHYELKGWPEPRVIVRFWIISLMLVLIGLATLKVR from the coding sequence ATGTTAGTTTGGCTGGCCGAACATTTGGTCAAATATTATTCCGGCTTTAACGTCTTTTCCTATCTGACGTTTCGCGCCATCGTCAGCCTGCTGACCGCGCTGTTCATCTCTTTGTGGATGGGCCCGCGCATGATCGCCCGCTTGCAAAAAATGTCCTTTGGACAGGTCGTACGTAACGACGGTCCGGAATCACACTTCAGTAAACGCGGTACGCCGACCATGGGCGGGATTATGATCCTCACCGCGATTGTTATCTCCGTACTGCTGTGGGCATACCCGTCGAATCCATACGTATGGTGTGTGCTGGTGGTATTGGTCGGTTACGGCATTATCGGTTTTGTCGATGACTACCGTAAAGTGGTACGCAAAGACACCAAAGGCCTGATCGCACGCTGGAAATACTTCTGGATGTCGGTGATTGCGCTGGGCGTGGCTTTTGCGCTGTATCTGGCCGGTAAAGATACCCCCGCCACCGAACTGGTGGTGCCATTCTTTAAAGACGTGATGCCGCAACTGGGACTGTTCTACGTCCTGCTGGCGTACTTTGTGATTGTGGGGACTGGTAACGCGGTTAACCTCACCGACGGCCTTGATGGTCTGGCGATTATGCCGACCGTGTTTGTGGCCGCGGGTTTTGCGCTGGTGGCCTGGGCGACCGGTAACATGAACTTCGCCAACTATCTGCACATTCCTTATTTACGTCATGCCGGCGAACTGGTGATCGTCTGTACGGCGATTGTCGGCGCGGGCTTAGGCTTCCTGTGGTTTAACACCTATCCGGCGCAGGTCTTTATGGGCGACGTCGGATCGCTGGCGCTGGGCGGCGCGCTGGGCATTATTGCCGTGCTGCTGCGTCAGGAATTCCTGCTGGTGATCATGGGCGGCGTATTTGTCGTAGAAACCCTGTCAGTCATTCTGCAGGTTGGTTCCTTTAAGCTGCGCGGACAGCGCATCTTCCGTATGGCGCCGATTCACCATCACTATGAACTGAAAGGCTGGCCGGAACCGCGCGTAATTGTGCGCTTCTGGATTATTTCGCTGATGCTGGTGCTGATTGGCCTGGCAACGCTGAAGGTACGTTAA
- the murC gene encoding UDP-N-acetylmuramate--L-alanine ligase — protein sequence MNTQQLAKLRSIVPEMRRVRHIHFVGIGGAGMGGIAEVLANEGYQISGSDLAPNPVTQQLTNLGATIFFNHRPENVRDASVVVVSSAISADNPEIVAAHEARIPVIRRAEMLAELMRFRHGIAIAGTHGKTTTTAMVSSIYAEAGLDPTFVNGGLVKAAGVHARLGHSRYLIAEADESDASFLHLQPMVAIVTNIEADHMDTYHGDFENLKQTFINFLHNLPFYGRAVMCVDDPVIRELLPRVGRQTTTYGFSDDADVRVEDYQQIGPQGHFTLVRQGMADLRVTLNAPGRHNALNAAAAVAVATEEGIEDDAILRALESFQGTGRRFDFLGEFPLEPVNGKTGTAMLVDDYGHHPTEVDATIKAARAGWPDKNLVMLFQPHRFTRTRDLYDDFANVLTQVDALLMLDVYAAGEAAIPGADSRSLCRTIRGRGKIDPILVSDPALVAEMLAPVLTGNDLILVQGAGNIGKIARSLAEIKLKPQNPEEEQHG from the coding sequence ATGAATACACAACAACTGGCAAAACTGCGTTCCATCGTGCCCGAAATGCGTCGCGTTCGGCACATCCACTTTGTCGGCATCGGTGGTGCTGGTATGGGCGGTATTGCCGAAGTTTTGGCCAATGAAGGTTATCAGATCAGCGGTTCTGACTTAGCGCCGAATCCGGTGACGCAGCAGTTGACGAATCTGGGCGCCACGATTTTCTTCAACCATCGCCCTGAAAATGTGCGCGATGCGAGCGTAGTGGTGGTCTCCAGCGCCATTTCAGCGGATAACCCGGAAATTGTTGCGGCGCATGAAGCGCGCATTCCGGTGATCCGTCGTGCGGAAATGCTGGCGGAGTTAATGCGTTTTCGTCACGGCATCGCTATTGCCGGTACGCATGGTAAAACCACGACCACGGCAATGGTCTCCAGCATTTATGCGGAAGCGGGCCTGGATCCCACTTTTGTCAACGGCGGTCTGGTGAAGGCCGCGGGCGTTCACGCGCGCCTGGGACATAGCCGTTATTTGATTGCGGAAGCGGATGAAAGCGATGCATCGTTCCTGCATTTGCAGCCGATGGTGGCGATTGTCACCAATATCGAAGCCGACCATATGGATACCTACCATGGCGACTTCGAAAATTTAAAGCAGACGTTTATTAATTTCCTGCATAACTTGCCGTTTTATGGTCGTGCGGTGATGTGCGTTGACGATCCGGTGATCCGCGAGCTGTTACCGCGAGTTGGTCGTCAAACCACAACCTATGGTTTTAGTGATGATGCCGATGTGCGCGTTGAAGATTACCAGCAGATTGGCCCACAAGGGCACTTCACGCTGGTGCGTCAGGGGATGGCCGATTTACGTGTGACGTTAAACGCGCCGGGCCGCCACAATGCGCTGAACGCCGCGGCTGCGGTGGCGGTTGCGACGGAAGAAGGTATTGAAGATGACGCTATTCTGCGTGCGCTGGAGAGCTTCCAGGGTACCGGACGTCGTTTCGACTTCCTCGGCGAATTCCCGCTTGAGCCAGTGAACGGTAAAACCGGGACCGCGATGCTGGTCGATGATTATGGTCACCACCCAACGGAAGTGGACGCCACGATTAAAGCCGCGCGTGCGGGCTGGCCCGACAAAAATCTGGTCATGCTGTTCCAACCGCACCGGTTTACGCGTACACGTGATCTGTATGACGACTTTGCCAACGTGCTGACCCAGGTCGATGCGCTGTTGATGCTGGACGTGTACGCCGCGGGCGAAGCCGCGATTCCGGGGGCCGACAGCCGCTCGCTGTGCCGTACGATTCGTGGTCGCGGTAAGATCGATCCGATTCTGGTATCCGATCCGGCCCTGGTGGCAGAAATGCTGGCACCAGTATTAACCGGCAACGATCTGATTTTGGTGCAGGGCGCTGGAAATATCGGCAAAATCGCGCGTTCCTTAGCTGAAATCAAACTGAAGCCGCAAAACCCGGAGGAAGAACAACATGGCTGA
- the murG gene encoding undecaprenyldiphospho-muramoylpentapeptide beta-N-acetylglucosaminyltransferase, which yields MSGQPKRLMVMAGGTGGHVFPGLAVAHHLMAQGWQVRWLGTADRMEADLVPKHGIEIDFIRISGLRGKGANALLAAPVRIFNAWRQARAIMKQFKPDVVLGMGGYVSGPGGLAAWSLGIPVVLHEQNGIAGLTNKWLAKIATKVMQAFPGAFPNAEVVGNPVRTDVLALPLPETRLAGREGPVRVLVVGGSQGARVLNQTMPQVAAKLGDAVTIWHQSGKGAQQTVEQAYADAGQPQHKVTEFIDDMAAAYAWADVVVCRSGALTVSEIAAAGLPALFVPFQHKDRQQYWNALPLEKAGAAKILEQPQFTVDAVASTLAGWSRETLLTMAERARAASIPDATERVANEVSRAARA from the coding sequence ATGAGTGGTCAACCGAAGCGGTTAATGGTGATGGCAGGCGGTACCGGCGGGCATGTGTTCCCGGGGCTGGCGGTCGCGCACCATTTAATGGCCCAGGGCTGGCAGGTTCGTTGGCTGGGCACCGCCGATCGTATGGAAGCGGACTTAGTGCCGAAACACGGCATTGAAATTGACTTTATTCGCATCTCCGGATTGCGTGGCAAAGGCGCCAACGCGCTGCTAGCCGCGCCCGTGCGTATTTTTAACGCCTGGCGTCAGGCGCGCGCCATCATGAAGCAGTTTAAGCCTGATGTGGTGCTGGGAATGGGGGGATATGTGTCCGGCCCTGGCGGACTGGCTGCCTGGTCATTAGGCATTCCGGTTGTACTGCATGAACAGAACGGCATTGCAGGGTTAACCAATAAATGGCTGGCGAAGATTGCAACGAAGGTGATGCAGGCCTTTCCCGGTGCTTTCCCAAATGCGGAAGTGGTGGGCAACCCTGTACGCACCGACGTGCTGGCGCTGCCGTTGCCCGAAACGCGTCTGGCCGGTCGTGAAGGTCCGGTTCGCGTGCTGGTGGTCGGTGGATCGCAGGGCGCACGTGTTTTGAACCAGACGATGCCGCAGGTTGCCGCAAAGCTTGGCGATGCGGTAACTATCTGGCATCAGAGCGGCAAAGGCGCGCAGCAGACCGTCGAGCAGGCGTATGCCGACGCGGGACAACCGCAGCACAAGGTTACTGAGTTTATTGATGATATGGCAGCGGCCTACGCGTGGGCGGATGTCGTGGTTTGTCGCTCAGGGGCGCTGACGGTGAGCGAGATTGCCGCCGCAGGTTTACCCGCGCTGTTTGTGCCGTTCCAGCATAAAGACAGACAGCAGTACTGGAATGCGCTGCCGCTGGAAAAAGCGGGCGCCGCCAAAATTCTCGAGCAGCCGCAGTTTACTGTGGATGCCGTCGCCAGCACCCTTGCCGGGTGGTCGCGAGAAACCTTATTAACCATGGCAGAACGTGCGCGCGCCGCATCCATACCGGATGCCACTGAGCGCGTGGCAAATGAAGTGAGCCGGGCTGCCCGGGCGTAA
- the murD gene encoding UDP-N-acetylmuramoyl-L-alanine--D-glutamate ligase gives MADYQGKKVVIIGLGLTGLSCVDFFLARGVTPRVMDTRATPPGLDKLPEAVERHVGSLNDDWLLAADLIVASPGIALAHPSLSAAADAGIEIVGDIELFCREAQAPIVAITGSNGKSTVTTLVGEMAKAAGVNVGVGGNIGLPALMLLDDERELYVLELSSFQLETTSSLHAVAATILNVTEDHMDRYPFGLQQYRAAKLRVYENAKVCVVNADDALTMPIRGADQRCVSFGVNMGDYHLNRQQGETWLRVKGEKVLNVKEMTLSGQHNYTNALAALALADAAGLPRASSLKALTTFTGLAHRFQTVLEHNGVRWINDSKATNVGSTEAALNGLHVDGTLHLLLGGDGKSADFMPLQRYLTGDNIRLYCFGRDGAQLAALRPDVTEQTETMEQAMRLLAPRVKPGDMVLLSPACASLDQFKNFEQRGDVFTRLAKELG, from the coding sequence ATGGCTGATTACCAGGGTAAAAAAGTCGTCATTATCGGTCTGGGTTTGACCGGGCTGTCCTGCGTGGATTTCTTCCTGGCGCGTGGCGTGACGCCGCGCGTAATGGATACCCGCGCGACGCCACCTGGTCTGGACAAATTACCGGAAGCGGTTGAGCGTCATGTTGGCAGCCTGAATGATGACTGGCTGCTGGCCGCCGATCTCATCGTCGCCAGCCCTGGTATCGCCCTGGCGCATCCTTCACTGAGCGCCGCCGCCGATGCGGGAATTGAAATTGTTGGCGACATTGAGCTGTTCTGTCGCGAAGCGCAGGCGCCGATCGTTGCGATCACCGGTTCCAACGGGAAAAGTACTGTTACTACGTTGGTAGGCGAGATGGCGAAAGCGGCCGGTGTGAACGTGGGTGTTGGCGGTAATATCGGCCTGCCCGCGCTGATGCTGCTGGACGACGAACGTGAGCTGTATGTTCTGGAACTGTCGAGCTTCCAGCTGGAAACAACCTCCAGCTTACACGCCGTAGCCGCCACCATTTTGAACGTCACCGAAGATCATATGGACAGATATCCGTTTGGCTTGCAGCAGTACCGTGCGGCCAAACTGCGCGTCTATGAAAACGCGAAAGTCTGCGTGGTCAACGCTGATGATGCGCTGACCATGCCGATTCGCGGGGCGGATCAGCGTTGCGTGAGCTTTGGCGTCAACATGGGTGACTACCACCTGAACCGTCAGCAGGGCGAAACCTGGCTGCGGGTGAAGGGGGAAAAAGTCCTCAACGTGAAAGAGATGACGCTTTCCGGCCAGCATAACTATACCAATGCCCTGGCCGCGTTGGCGCTGGCGGATGCTGCGGGTCTGCCGCGGGCGTCGAGTCTGAAAGCGCTGACCACGTTTACCGGTCTGGCGCACCGTTTTCAGACCGTGCTTGAGCACAATGGCGTGCGCTGGATTAACGATTCTAAAGCCACCAACGTGGGCAGCACTGAGGCCGCGCTGAATGGCCTGCATGTTGATGGTACTTTGCACCTGCTGCTGGGCGGCGACGGGAAATCCGCTGACTTTATGCCGCTGCAACGTTACCTGACCGGCGACAACATTCGTCTGTACTGCTTTGGTCGTGATGGCGCGCAGCTTGCCGCTCTGCGACCTGACGTTACGGAACAAACTGAAACCATGGAGCAGGCAATGCGCCTGCTCGCACCGCGCGTGAAACCGGGTGATATGGTGTTGCTGTCGCCCGCCTGCGCCAGCCTCGACCAGTTCAAAAACTTTGAGCAACGCGGTGACGTCTTTACCCGCCTGGCGAAGGAGTTGGGTTGA
- the ftsW gene encoding cell division protein FtsW, whose translation MRLSLPRLRMPRLPGLGVLAWVFAALKGWVMASRDKDADSLIMYDRMLLWLTFGLAAIGFVMVTSASMPVGQRLAGDPFLFAKRDALYIFLAFCLAMVTLRLPMEFWQKYSTTMLIASIIMLLIVLVVGSSVNGASRWIALGPLRIQPAEFTKLSLFCYLANYLVRKVDEVRNNLRGFLKPMGVILVLAILLLAQPDLGTVVVLFVTTLAMLFLAGAKLWQFIAIIGMGISAVVLLILAEPYRIRRVTSFWNPWEDPFGSGYQLTQSLMAFGRGEVWGQGLGNSVQKLEYLPEAHTDFIFAIIGEELGYIGVVLALLMVFFVAFRAMSIGRKALEIDHRFSGFLACSIGIWFSFQALVNVGAAAGMLPTKGLTLPLISYGGSSLLIMSTAIMFLLRIDYETRLEKAQAFTRGAR comes from the coding sequence ATGCGCTTATCTCTCCCTCGTCTGAGAATGCCGCGCTTACCGGGACTGGGTGTCCTGGCGTGGGTCTTCGCGGCACTTAAAGGCTGGGTGATGGCTTCGCGTGATAAAGACGCGGACAGCCTGATCATGTATGACCGCATGCTGCTGTGGCTGACCTTTGGTCTGGCAGCGATCGGCTTTGTGATGGTGACATCGGCATCGATGCCCGTAGGGCAACGTCTGGCGGGCGATCCTTTCCTGTTTGCCAAGCGTGACGCGCTGTACATCTTCCTCGCGTTCTGTCTGGCGATGGTGACGCTGCGTCTGCCGATGGAGTTCTGGCAAAAATACAGTACGACGATGCTGATAGCCTCGATCATCATGCTGTTGATCGTGCTGGTGGTGGGTAGTTCCGTTAACGGTGCGTCGCGCTGGATTGCGCTGGGGCCGCTGCGTATTCAGCCTGCGGAATTTACCAAGTTGTCGCTGTTCTGTTATCTCGCCAACTACCTGGTGCGTAAAGTTGATGAAGTGCGTAACAACCTGCGCGGCTTCTTAAAACCAATGGGCGTGATCCTGGTGCTGGCTATTTTGCTGCTGGCACAGCCTGACCTGGGTACGGTGGTGGTGCTGTTTGTCACTACCCTGGCGATGCTGTTTCTCGCCGGTGCGAAACTGTGGCAGTTCATTGCCATCATCGGCATGGGGATTTCTGCGGTTGTGCTGCTGATCCTTGCTGAGCCGTATCGTATTCGCCGCGTAACCTCCTTCTGGAACCCATGGGAAGATCCGTTCGGCAGTGGCTACCAGCTGACGCAATCGCTGATGGCTTTTGGCCGCGGTGAGGTTTGGGGGCAAGGCTTAGGTAATTCGGTCCAAAAGCTCGAGTATTTACCGGAAGCGCACACCGACTTCATCTTCGCCATTATTGGGGAAGAGCTGGGTTATATCGGTGTGGTATTGGCACTTTTAATGGTATTCTTCGTCGCTTTTCGCGCGATGTCGATTGGCCGTAAGGCGCTGGAAATTGATCACCGTTTTTCAGGCTTTTTAGCCTGCTCCATTGGGATCTGGTTTAGCTTCCAGGCACTGGTAAACGTCGGCGCTGCAGCAGGTATGCTGCCAACCAAAGGTCTGACGTTGCCGCTGATCAGTTACGGTGGTTCCAGTTTGTTGATTATGTCGACGGCCATCATGTTTTTGTTACGTATTGATTATGAAACGCGTCTGGAAAAAGCCCAGGCGTTTACACGAGGTGCACGATGA
- a CDS encoding D-alanine--D-alanine ligase — protein sequence MADKIAVLLGGTSAEREVSLNSGAAVLAGLREGGVDAHPVDPKEVDVTLLKSMGFQKVFIALHGRGGEDGTLQGMLEQIGLPYTGSGVMASAISMDKLRSKLLWQGAGLPVAPWVALTRAEFEKGLSDEAVTKISALGLPLIVKPSREGSSVGMSKVEEENALQGALALAFQHDEEVLIEKWLSGPEFTVAILGEEILPSIRIQPAGTFYDYEAKYLSDETQYFCPAGLEAEQEARLQELVLKAWTALGCKGWGRIDVMLDSDGQFYLLEANTSPGMTSHSLVPMAARQAGLSFSQLVVRILELAD from the coding sequence ATGGCTGATAAAATCGCGGTCCTGTTAGGGGGAACCTCCGCAGAACGTGAAGTTTCGCTGAATTCCGGCGCGGCCGTACTGGCAGGGTTACGCGAAGGTGGTGTTGATGCCCATCCGGTTGATCCTAAAGAGGTCGATGTCACTCTTCTGAAATCAATGGGTTTTCAGAAGGTGTTTATTGCGTTGCATGGTCGTGGCGGGGAAGATGGCACGTTGCAGGGCATGCTGGAGCAAATTGGCCTGCCATATACCGGCAGCGGCGTCATGGCTTCCGCAATTTCGATGGACAAACTGCGCAGCAAGCTGCTGTGGCAGGGCGCAGGTTTACCCGTCGCGCCATGGGTGGCATTGACCCGCGCTGAGTTCGAAAAAGGTCTTAGCGATGAGGCAGTTACAAAAATTTCTGCGTTAGGTTTGCCGCTGATTGTGAAGCCAAGCCGTGAAGGCTCCAGCGTAGGGATGTCAAAAGTTGAAGAAGAAAATGCTTTGCAGGGTGCATTAGCATTGGCTTTTCAGCATGATGAAGAAGTACTGATTGAAAAATGGCTCAGTGGCCCGGAATTTACAGTTGCGATACTCGGCGAAGAAATTTTACCGTCAATACGTATCCAACCCGCGGGAACCTTCTATGATTATGAGGCGAAGTATCTCTCTGATGAGACACAATATTTCTGCCCTGCAGGTCTGGAAGCCGAACAAGAGGCCCGTTTGCAGGAATTAGTCCTGAAAGCATGGACCGCATTGGGCTGTAAAGGTTGGGGTCGCATTGACGTCATGCTGGACAGCGATGGCCAGTTTTATCTGCTGGAAGCCAATACCTCTCCGGGTATGACCAGCCACAGCCTGGTGCCGATGGCGGCACGTCAGGCAGGCCTGAGCTTCTCGCAGTTGGTGGTAAGAATTCTGGAGTTGGCGGACTGA
- the ftsQ gene encoding cell division protein FtsQ has translation MSQAALNTRNGDEEEVNSSRRNNGTRLAGILFLLTVLCTVFVSGWVVLGWMEDAQRLPLSKLVLTGERHYTRNDDIRQSILALGAPGTFMTQDVNIIQSQIERLPWIKQASVRKQWPDELKIHLVEYVPIARWNDQHMVDAEGNTFSVPTGRANKQVLPMLYGPEGSASEVLQGFRDMGQVLAKDRFTLKEAAMTARRSWQLTLNNDIKLNLGRGDTIKRLARFVELYPVLQQQAQTDGKRISYVDLRYDSGAAVGWVPLPPEESNQQQNQAQAEQQ, from the coding sequence ATGTCGCAGGCTGCGCTGAACACGCGAAACGGTGATGAAGAAGAAGTAAACTCCTCACGCCGCAATAATGGAACGCGTCTTGCAGGAATACTGTTCCTGCTGACAGTGCTGTGCACCGTGTTTGTCAGCGGCTGGGTAGTGTTGGGGTGGATGGAAGATGCGCAGCGTTTGCCATTGTCAAAACTGGTGTTAACCGGCGAACGGCATTACACGCGCAATGACGATATCCGTCAGTCCATCCTGGCGCTGGGTGCTCCGGGTACCTTTATGACTCAGGATGTGAACATCATCCAGAGCCAGATTGAACGTCTCCCCTGGATAAAACAGGCGAGCGTCAGAAAGCAATGGCCTGATGAATTGAAGATTCATCTGGTTGAATATGTGCCAATAGCGCGTTGGAATGACCAACACATGGTGGATGCAGAAGGAAATACGTTCAGCGTCCCAACCGGTCGGGCCAATAAGCAGGTATTACCTATGTTGTACGGACCGGAAGGCAGCGCAAGTGAAGTGTTGCAAGGGTTCCGTGATATGGGGCAGGTGCTGGCTAAGGATAGATTCACCCTGAAGGAAGCGGCGATGACCGCGCGTCGTTCCTGGCAGTTGACGCTGAATAACGATATTAAGCTCAATCTGGGCAGGGGCGATACGATAAAACGTTTGGCTCGCTTTGTGGAACTCTACCCGGTTTTACAGCAGCAGGCGCAAACCGATGGCAAACGGATTAGCTACGTTGATTTGCGTTATGACTCAGGAGCGGCAGTAGGCTGGGTTCCCTTGCCTCCTGAGGAATCTAATCAGCAACAGAATCAGGCACAGGCAGAACAACAATGA